The genomic window TACGATGAATTTTGGATTTTACAAGGAACTACAAAAGTTTATTAAAGTACCTGTGATAGATCCGACTATAGCTGCTGTTAAATATGCTGAATTTTTGATAGATATAAGAGATTTAATGGGGTGGTATACTTCTAAAAAATTTGCTTTTGAAACACCGTATGATCTAAAAATGGTGTGAAGTAAATTATCAATATTTGGTTCTGGTGTAGAAAGTCACTTCCGGTGGTTGTGACGGCCTGGCGCCTGACCGTTCAGCCAGACGTAAAGCTCGCCTCACGCTTTGCAGGGTCCGCAATCATTATTATAATCGAAGCAATTTGTAATAAATACAAATAAAAGGATATATATTTTTATAATTTACAAAGGAATTATCTTGTGTTTATCGAATATAAAATAAAATTTATAATAATAAGGCGATTTAATTTTAAGTTATAATTGCTTTAATAAGTTAAAAATTTTAAACATATAGAGTGTTCTACGACGTTATAAGCTAAAAAACAGGTATAAGGAGGGGTGTAAAAAGATTAACAGGCATATGATAATTGGGATATTATCAATTTTAATAACGTAGGAGGGAATGCCTTGAGAAACTTAATTATCTCTAAAAAGCTTGTTTTTCTAATTACTGTTCTTTTAGTTATCAGTATAACTCTCGCAGGGTGTGGTGGGCAGAACGATTCAAACGCATCAGGGCAAAAACAATCTAATGCCCCTATGCAAATTGCCTTCTTTGTCTGGACCAGTACTCCAATTACGGACTTTGACCCAAGCGTTGAGTTTTCAAACGGTGTTGTTACTCTTAACAATATCTATGAAACACTTTTGAGATATGACCCGCTGGAAAAGAAATTCAAACCCGTGCTGGCCACGGATTATAATAAGAGTGAAGACGGTTTGACCTGGAATTTTCATATCAGGAAGGGTGTCAAATTCCACGACGGCACGGATTTAAATGCTGAAGCTGTAAAATTTTCAATTGAAAGGACTATAAAGCTTGGGAAAGGAGCTTCATTCATTTGGGATCCGGTGAAAGAGATAAATGTAAAAGATGAATATACTGTCGAATTCAAACTCAAATATCCGGCGCCCATGGATTTAATCGCATCATCGGCATATGGGGCTTTCATCATGTCACCCACTGCGGTGAAGTCAAATCCCGAAGGATGGCTGACCCAGGGACATGAAGCGGGCACCGGTCCTTACAAGCTTGAAAGCTTTCAGATGGGCCAGGAGGTGGTCCTGACAAAATTTGACGATTACTGGGGAGGATGGGAAGGTAAACATTTTGACAAGGCAATAATCAAAAAAGTCCCCGAGACTGCAACCCGCCGCCAGATGCTGGAAAAGGGGGAAGTGGACGTTACAAGGGACCTTCCATATGAAGATGTAGAAGCCTTGAAGAATAACCAAAATGTTGTTGTAGAGACAGGTCCGTCTTTTGAAAATCTGTTAATGCTGTTTAACACCGATAAGAAACCTCTGGACAACAAACTTGTAAGGCAGGCGTTATCGTATGCCTTTCCGTATGATGATGTGGTTAAATATGCAATGGGTGGTTATGCAACTCAGGCTAGAGGTGCGGTCCCCTATGGCCTCTGGGGGCACGGAGAAAACCTGTTCCAGTATAAATATGATTTGGAGAAAGCAAAAGAATTATTGAAACAGGCCGGCTATCCCAACGGCGGTTTCAAGTTGCTGCTAACTTATGTAGCAGGGGACGAAGCCGAAAAGAAGACAGCGGAACTTTATAAATCCGAACTTTCAAAACTAAATATAGAGTTGGAAATCAGAGCAATGCCCTGGGAGTCCCAGTGGGAAATGGCAAGAGATAAGGATCCTAACAAGCGCCAGGACATATTTACTTTTTACTGGTGGCCGGATGTCCCAGGCCCTTATACCTATCTTTACAACTTGTTCCACAGCCAGGATGAAATTGTGTTTAACCTGGCCTATTGGGAAAACAGGGAATTTGACAATCTGGTTGATGAGGGTTCGAGACAAAGCGGCATTGACATGACGAAAGCGGAAGAACTGTTTATCAAGGCGCAGGAAATACTCGTTGAAGAAGCCCCCGCAATCTTTATATATGACAAGCAGTATATAAAAATTTTCAATAAGTCATTAAAAGGTTACAAAGATAATCCCGCTTATCCAAACGTAGTGTTCTTCTATGAAACCTATCGCGAAAAATAAGTTTTGAAAAAATAGCAGGGGCTGAAATTTTAACCCCTGCTATAAACTTCAGGGGGATGAAACATTGAAGACTTTTATTGCAAAACGATTGCTACTGGGTATTCTGGTATTGTTTGGAGTCATATTAATTACTTTTACACTTACAAGAGTCATACCTTCCAATCCCGCCGCCCAATGGGTAGGGCCAAGAGCCACGGCGGAACAGATAAAGGCAGCGAGGATAGAACTGGGCCTGGACAAACCTTTATACATTCAGTTTGGAAGGTATTTACAGAATTTACTGAAGGGCAACCTTGGTTATTCATTAAAATCCCATCAACCTGTGATAAATGAATTAAAGACGTATATACCCGCCACAATGGAGCTTGTCCTCCTATCTACAATCGGAGCAATCTTTATCGGTCTGCCGCTAGGGGTAATGTCCGCAAAGAGAAAAGACGAATGGGTTGACCACATCTGCAGATTTTTTTCCGTAGGGGCGGTATCCCTCCCAACATTCTGGATAGGCATATTTCTTCAACTTGTTTTTTACAGATGGCTGGGCATACTGCCGATGGGCGACCAGCTGAGCATGAACATAAAACTGATGTACAACATCCCCAAAATAACCGGATTTTTAACTTTAGACAGCTTAATTACAGGGAATTTTATAGTCTTTAAAGATGCGTTGACCCACCTTGTCCTTCCAGGCATAACAATAGCGCTGTATCCCATAGGGTTGGTGGCCCGCATGACACGGTCGGCACTGCTGGAGATATTAAACGAAGACTATATAAGAGCGGCAAGGTCTTACGGCCTGCCGGAGCGCATGGTCTTGTGGTCATATGCCCTTAAAAATTCTTTGGGGCCCACAGTCACAGTAGTAACCCTATCAATAGGTTACACACTGGTAAACACATTTCTGGTGGAATCCATATTCAGCTGGCCGGGCATAGGGAACTATGTGGCAACAGCCGTAATAAGCCTGGACTATCCGGCAATAATGGGAGTTACAATATTTTCCGCCTGCGCTTATGTCATATTGAATTTAATCGCAGACATAATCATCGCCATGGACCCGCGCGTTCGGATATAGGAAGGTGGTTAAAATGTTTGGCAAAATGTTTTCACCGGAGGTATTTAAGCCTCGAATAAGGGAATTGAAATTATCTATCTATCTTTTAAATAAAAACAAATTAACCCGGCTGTCCATGATAACTGTTTTGCTTTTGATTGCCCTTGCTATTTTAGCACCCTTTATTGCTCCGTACCCGTCACATATATACGGTATTGCAAATCCCCAGGACAAGCTGTTGCCCCCGTCGGCAAAATACATTTTTGGCACCGACGAACTGGGAAGAGATGTATTCAGCCGCGTTCTGTATGGAACCAGGATATCCCTCCAGACGGCTATACTGGCAGTAGGTCTGGCGCTCCTGATAGGCATTCCACTGGGAGCCATAGCAGGTGCTACCGGGGGATATGTGGATGAAATAATCATGAGGATAACCGACATATTTTTGAGTTTCCCTCCACTTCTTCTCGCAATAGCCATCGCTGCATTTCTTGGTCCAAATTTACAGAACGCAATGCTGGCCATAGCCATTTCATGGTGGCCGTGGTATACAAGATTGGTAAGAGGGCAGGCGGTTTCCATAAGGGAGCGGCAGTTTGTAAAGGCGGCAAAGGCAATAGGGACGCCTCATTTTAAAATAGTATTCGGCCATATAGTGCCCAACTGCATTGCACCGGTAATAGTTCAGGCTTCAATGGATTTAGGTGGAGTCATATTGACTGCGGCTTCCTTAAGCTTTCTTGGTTTAGGCGCTCAGCCTCCCACTCCCGAATGGGGTTTGATGGTAAGCACAAGCCGAAACTATTTTTTGAACGCATGGTGGTACAGCTTTTTCCCCGGCATTGCCATATTCATTACAGTTCTGGCTTTTAACCTTTTAGGTGACGGTCTGAGGGAAATAATGGACCCGAAGACAAGAAAGTATTGAGGAGTGGGATAGATGGACAATTACTTTGAAATAAAAGACCTGAAGGTCGGCTTTAAAACCTTTGAGGGCATCAAAAAAGTGCTGGATTTGGAATTCTTAAGTATTTGCAAAGGAGAAACCTTTGGCCTGGTGGGAGAAAGCGGTTCGGGCAAGAGCGTACTTGCACTGACTATCCTGGGGCTTTTGCCGATCCCGCCCGGCATTATTGAAAGCGGCCAAATACTTTATGGCGGTGAAGACCTGCTGAAAAAAAGAGAAGAAGAAATGAGAAAAATCCGAGGCAAAAAAATATCCATGATTTTTCAAGACCCCATGTCGACTTTGAACCCGGTTTTTACCGTAGGTGAGCAGATTATCAGAGTTATTCGCAACAATGAAGGAATAAACAGGAAGCAGGCTGAGAAAAAAGCCCTTGAAATGATAGAACTTGTCAAACTGCCCGACGCAAAAAACATACTGATGAAATACCCGCATGAGCTCAGCGGTGGGCAGAGGCAGAGGATAATAATAGCCATTGCCCTTTCATGCGGGGCAGAATTCATTATTGCAGACGAGCCCACAAGAAACCTGGATGTTACTATTCAGGCAGGCATTCTTAAACTAATGTCCGAATTAAAAAAAGAATTGAATATCACAGTACTTTTCATAGCCAACAATCTAGGTCT from Biomaibacter acetigenes includes these protein-coding regions:
- a CDS encoding ABC transporter substrate-binding protein, with product MRNLIISKKLVFLITVLLVISITLAGCGGQNDSNASGQKQSNAPMQIAFFVWTSTPITDFDPSVEFSNGVVTLNNIYETLLRYDPLEKKFKPVLATDYNKSEDGLTWNFHIRKGVKFHDGTDLNAEAVKFSIERTIKLGKGASFIWDPVKEINVKDEYTVEFKLKYPAPMDLIASSAYGAFIMSPTAVKSNPEGWLTQGHEAGTGPYKLESFQMGQEVVLTKFDDYWGGWEGKHFDKAIIKKVPETATRRQMLEKGEVDVTRDLPYEDVEALKNNQNVVVETGPSFENLLMLFNTDKKPLDNKLVRQALSYAFPYDDVVKYAMGGYATQARGAVPYGLWGHGENLFQYKYDLEKAKELLKQAGYPNGGFKLLLTYVAGDEAEKKTAELYKSELSKLNIELEIRAMPWESQWEMARDKDPNKRQDIFTFYWWPDVPGPYTYLYNLFHSQDEIVFNLAYWENREFDNLVDEGSRQSGIDMTKAEELFIKAQEILVEEAPAIFIYDKQYIKIFNKSLKGYKDNPAYPNVVFFYETYREK
- a CDS encoding ABC transporter permease, with product MKTFIAKRLLLGILVLFGVILITFTLTRVIPSNPAAQWVGPRATAEQIKAARIELGLDKPLYIQFGRYLQNLLKGNLGYSLKSHQPVINELKTYIPATMELVLLSTIGAIFIGLPLGVMSAKRKDEWVDHICRFFSVGAVSLPTFWIGIFLQLVFYRWLGILPMGDQLSMNIKLMYNIPKITGFLTLDSLITGNFIVFKDALTHLVLPGITIALYPIGLVARMTRSALLEILNEDYIRAARSYGLPERMVLWSYALKNSLGPTVTVVTLSIGYTLVNTFLVESIFSWPGIGNYVATAVISLDYPAIMGVTIFSACAYVILNLIADIIIAMDPRVRI
- the nikC gene encoding nickel transporter permease, yielding MFGKMFSPEVFKPRIRELKLSIYLLNKNKLTRLSMITVLLLIALAILAPFIAPYPSHIYGIANPQDKLLPPSAKYIFGTDELGRDVFSRVLYGTRISLQTAILAVGLALLIGIPLGAIAGATGGYVDEIIMRITDIFLSFPPLLLAIAIAAFLGPNLQNAMLAIAISWWPWYTRLVRGQAVSIRERQFVKAAKAIGTPHFKIVFGHIVPNCIAPVIVQASMDLGGVILTAASLSFLGLGAQPPTPEWGLMVSTSRNYFLNAWWYSFFPGIAIFITVLAFNLLGDGLREIMDPKTRKY
- a CDS encoding ABC transporter ATP-binding protein, with the translated sequence MDNYFEIKDLKVGFKTFEGIKKVLDLEFLSICKGETFGLVGESGSGKSVLALTILGLLPIPPGIIESGQILYGGEDLLKKREEEMRKIRGKKISMIFQDPMSTLNPVFTVGEQIIRVIRNNEGINRKQAEKKALEMIELVKLPDAKNILMKYPHELSGGQRQRIIIAIALSCGAEFIIADEPTRNLDVTIQAGILKLMSELKKELNITVLFIANNLGLVSAVCNRVGILHEGRIVETGTVKEVIKDPKHPYTVTLLKAIPRNREEKIDLSRILVRREHGQETNGCRYYDRCPERFEECNKSNPSLTPVDGSHLVACLKAFERSGINEQTAS